One Anser cygnoides isolate HZ-2024a breed goose chromosome 4, Taihu_goose_T2T_genome, whole genome shotgun sequence genomic region harbors:
- the LOC106032340 gene encoding tripartite motif-containing protein 59-like isoform X5: protein MEASLTCAVCLSLFEEPVTLPLCSHNFCRGCVLECLASAQHQQRGQGPGQGQGQARLSRGGPGPGGGGGGRVPCPLCRKLSPLPRGGAAALPVNTTLAEVVKLYRSGAAGEPEQGQGPGQGPLVLRGTCQKHPGRLVQLYCRMCRRAGCGQCVSEEHQGIFHSVNLIDTVFQEEKLTFFSSLKKMRIINEKLMNEVSSHPNDTDMVVNSEADIIALEFGEIFRTLEMKKQQLIEDLENQRSKKEKEFQIWKKMKETHKKTIENFLKDCEKLVHECDPQRFLEVACGLNARMKTQLDLMSIASSYEKPPEYTQKKMDIKPVVNEILALKLVPVNLDMAKDLPSGGNQNSTKHTIKQWQDQKNISKMFIPVAGQEEALTDGGRICTRLMSISEMSAFQNMSHEELRYKYYMERQKLADEFKTQTLPANKKHKFVAAEASKDKSSGIPSVSLPTTANNTYRVNMGILQKEAMVLKKVNKRR, encoded by the exons ATGGAGGCCAGCCTGACGTGTGCCGTGTGCCTGTCCCTCTTCGAGGAGCCGGTGACGCTGCCGCTCTGCTCGCACAACTTCTGCCGGGGCTGCGTGCTCGAGTGCCTGGCCTCGGCGCAGCACCAGCAGcgggggcaggggccggggcagggccagGGCCAGGCCCGGCTCtcccggggcgggccggggccgggcggcggcggcgggggccgggtgCCGTGCCCGCTGTGCAGGAAGCTCAGCCCGCTGCCCCGCGGCGGCGCGGCCGCGCTGCCCGTCAACACCACGCTGGCGGAGGTGGTGAAGCTCTACCGCTCCGGCGCGGCCGGGGAGCCCGAGCAGGGCcaggggccggggcagggcccgcTGGTGCTGAGGGGCACCTGCCAGAAGCACCCGGGCCGGCTGGTGCAGCTCTACTGCCGCATGTGCCGCCGCGCCGGGTGCGGGCAGTGCGTGTCTGAGGAGCACCAAGGCATCTTCCACTCCGTCAACCTCATAGACACGGTGTTCCAGGAGGAGAAA TTAACCTTCTTCAgtagtctgaaaaaaatgagaataataaATGAGAAGCTGATGAATGAAGTCTCAAGTCATCCAAATGATACTGAT ATGGTGGTGAATAGTGAAGCAGACATAATTGCACTGGAATTCGGAGAAATTTTCAGAACTCTGGAAATGAAGAAGCAGCAATTGATAGAAGATCTTGAAAATCAAAGAagtaaaaaagagaaggagTTTCAGATTTGGAAGAAGATGAAGGAAACTCACAAGAAAACCATTGAGAATTTTTTGAAGGATTGTGAAAAGCTTGTACATGAATGTGACCCTCAGCGTTTCCTGGAG gtGGCCTGTGGCTTGAATGCAAg gaTGAAGACTCAGCTTGACCTGATGAGTATAGCATCCAGCTATGAAAAACCACCAGAGTATACTCAGAAGAAAATGGATATCAAACCTGTGGTTAATGAAATCTTGGCTTTGAAGTTAGTGCCAGTTAATCTGGACATGGCTAAAG ACCTACCTTCTGGAGGAAATCAGAACTCAACAAAACATACTATAAAGCAATGGCAGGACCAGAAGAATATATCCAAAATGTTTATT ccaGTAGCAGGACAAGAGGAAGCACTGACAGACGGTGGCAGGATCTGTACTCGCTTAATGTCAATATCAGAAATgtcagcatttcaaaatatgaGTCATGAG GAGCTACGTTATAAATACTACATGGAACGTCAGAAACTCGCTGATGAGTTCAAGACACAAACTTTACCTGCAAATAAGAAGCATAAATTTGTGGCTGCTGAGGCTTCGAAGGATAAGTCCTCAGGAATTCCTTCTGTATCTTTACCTACCACAGCAAATAACACATATAGAGTGAATATGGGAATCCTGCAAAAAGAAG CAATGGTACTGAAAAAAGTGAACAAGAGAAGATGA
- the LOC106032340 gene encoding tripartite motif-containing protein 59-like isoform X4 encodes MEASLTCAVCLSLFEEPVTLPLCSHNFCRGCVLECLASAQHQQRGQGPGQGQGQARLSRGGPGPGGGGGGRVPCPLCRKLSPLPRGGAAALPVNTTLAEVVKLYRSGAAGEPEQGQGPGQGPLVLRGTCQKHPGRLVQLYCRMCRRAGCGQCVSEEHQGIFHSVNLIDTVFQEEKLTFFSSLKKMRIINEKLMNEVSSHPNDTDMVVNSEADIIALEFGEIFRTLEMKKQQLIEDLENQRSKKEKEFQIWKKMKETHKKTIENFLKDCEKLVHECDPQRFLEVACGLNARMKTQLDLMSIASSYEKPPEYTQKKMDIKPVVNEILALKLVPVNLDMAKDLPSGGNQNSTKHTIKQWQDQKNISKMFIPVAGQEEALTDGGRICTRLMSISEMSAFQNMSHEELRYKYYMERQKLADEFKTQTLPANKKHKFVAAEASKDKSSGIPSVSLPTTANNTYRVNMGILQKEAIQKEIVLQYQESAIHPRFYHYPHFLTNLRSLLTKIHYLTW; translated from the exons ATGGAGGCCAGCCTGACGTGTGCCGTGTGCCTGTCCCTCTTCGAGGAGCCGGTGACGCTGCCGCTCTGCTCGCACAACTTCTGCCGGGGCTGCGTGCTCGAGTGCCTGGCCTCGGCGCAGCACCAGCAGcgggggcaggggccggggcagggccagGGCCAGGCCCGGCTCtcccggggcgggccggggccgggcggcggcggcgggggccgggtgCCGTGCCCGCTGTGCAGGAAGCTCAGCCCGCTGCCCCGCGGCGGCGCGGCCGCGCTGCCCGTCAACACCACGCTGGCGGAGGTGGTGAAGCTCTACCGCTCCGGCGCGGCCGGGGAGCCCGAGCAGGGCcaggggccggggcagggcccgcTGGTGCTGAGGGGCACCTGCCAGAAGCACCCGGGCCGGCTGGTGCAGCTCTACTGCCGCATGTGCCGCCGCGCCGGGTGCGGGCAGTGCGTGTCTGAGGAGCACCAAGGCATCTTCCACTCCGTCAACCTCATAGACACGGTGTTCCAGGAGGAGAAA TTAACCTTCTTCAgtagtctgaaaaaaatgagaataataaATGAGAAGCTGATGAATGAAGTCTCAAGTCATCCAAATGATACTGAT ATGGTGGTGAATAGTGAAGCAGACATAATTGCACTGGAATTCGGAGAAATTTTCAGAACTCTGGAAATGAAGAAGCAGCAATTGATAGAAGATCTTGAAAATCAAAGAagtaaaaaagagaaggagTTTCAGATTTGGAAGAAGATGAAGGAAACTCACAAGAAAACCATTGAGAATTTTTTGAAGGATTGTGAAAAGCTTGTACATGAATGTGACCCTCAGCGTTTCCTGGAG gtGGCCTGTGGCTTGAATGCAAg gaTGAAGACTCAGCTTGACCTGATGAGTATAGCATCCAGCTATGAAAAACCACCAGAGTATACTCAGAAGAAAATGGATATCAAACCTGTGGTTAATGAAATCTTGGCTTTGAAGTTAGTGCCAGTTAATCTGGACATGGCTAAAG ACCTACCTTCTGGAGGAAATCAGAACTCAACAAAACATACTATAAAGCAATGGCAGGACCAGAAGAATATATCCAAAATGTTTATT ccaGTAGCAGGACAAGAGGAAGCACTGACAGACGGTGGCAGGATCTGTACTCGCTTAATGTCAATATCAGAAATgtcagcatttcaaaatatgaGTCATGAG GAGCTACGTTATAAATACTACATGGAACGTCAGAAACTCGCTGATGAGTTCAAGACACAAACTTTACCTGCAAATAAGAAGCATAAATTTGTGGCTGCTGAGGCTTCGAAGGATAAGTCCTCAGGAATTCCTTCTGTATCTTTACCTACCACAGCAAATAACACATATAGAGTGAATATGGGAATCCTGCAAAAAGAAG caattcagaaagaaattgttctGCAGTATCAGGAGTCAGCAATTCATCCAAGATTTTATCATTATCCTCATTTTTTAACCAACCTGAGAAGCCTGCTGACCAAAATACATTATCTCACATGgtag
- the LOC106032340 gene encoding serine-rich adhesin for platelets-like isoform X2, producing MEASLTCAVCLSLFEEPVTLPLCSHNFCRGCVLECLASAQHQQRGQGPGQGQGQARLSRGGPGPGGGGGGRVPCPLCRKLSPLPRGGAAALPVNTTLAEVVKLYRSGAAGEPEQGQGPGQGPLVLRGTCQKHPGRLVQLYCRMCRRAGCGQCVSEEHQGIFHSVNLIDTVFQEEKLTFFSSLKKMRIINEKLMNEVSSHPNDTDMVVNSEADIIALEFGEIFRTLEMKKQQLIEDLENQRSKKEKEFQIWKKMKETHKKTIENFLKDCEKLVHECDPQRFLEVACGLNARMKTQLDLMSIASSYEKPPEYTQKKMDIKPVVNEILALKLVPVNLDMAKDLPSGGNQNSTKHTIKQWQDQKNISKMFIPVAGQEEALTDGGRICTRLMSISEMSAFQNMSHEELRYKYYMERQKLADEFKTQTLPANKKHKFVAAEASKDKSSGIPSVSLPTTANNTYRVNMGILQKEGGFNELNFFGTSNHRIPSTTTNFSEKNGNLSLVHERGSEETTTPALSENSKDLLIREKMPMQSSAVTVSNGMDANSSILGGLKPAASVATTVSNSEFLDVSAERPSTSPFAFGACSNSLPRFIKNAATFSFKKEDSKYIFPKFYLGKCDREAKTDNQDESKFGKHSSVTKTAVSDASNTCNVESAENEKMFFSFPFSNSERNCSAVSGVSNSSKILSLSSFFNQPEKPADQNTLSHMVENAFPPKKTVENDVLKPSVSVEQKANASESITTAPCSTSETGIAAGVDDVSESPLLPSTNGTEKSEQEKMKSLDKTPLNLVKSASPERAETASRHSHPKDEGSFPVDSSKKIESAEILADSNSSCSPPLCSAVLAVKDENASSTHLAMTSTQQEVKVKHQESIAENNCSIPGREDELESRMLQNAACSAPGTCNDSVSRASVLTVNESGGMLSDSDSDTEELSQTSVSSDTSSVSEYFSVAEDKIPTRRKSEA from the exons ATGGAGGCCAGCCTGACGTGTGCCGTGTGCCTGTCCCTCTTCGAGGAGCCGGTGACGCTGCCGCTCTGCTCGCACAACTTCTGCCGGGGCTGCGTGCTCGAGTGCCTGGCCTCGGCGCAGCACCAGCAGcgggggcaggggccggggcagggccagGGCCAGGCCCGGCTCtcccggggcgggccggggccgggcggcggcggcgggggccgggtgCCGTGCCCGCTGTGCAGGAAGCTCAGCCCGCTGCCCCGCGGCGGCGCGGCCGCGCTGCCCGTCAACACCACGCTGGCGGAGGTGGTGAAGCTCTACCGCTCCGGCGCGGCCGGGGAGCCCGAGCAGGGCcaggggccggggcagggcccgcTGGTGCTGAGGGGCACCTGCCAGAAGCACCCGGGCCGGCTGGTGCAGCTCTACTGCCGCATGTGCCGCCGCGCCGGGTGCGGGCAGTGCGTGTCTGAGGAGCACCAAGGCATCTTCCACTCCGTCAACCTCATAGACACGGTGTTCCAGGAGGAGAAA TTAACCTTCTTCAgtagtctgaaaaaaatgagaataataaATGAGAAGCTGATGAATGAAGTCTCAAGTCATCCAAATGATACTGAT ATGGTGGTGAATAGTGAAGCAGACATAATTGCACTGGAATTCGGAGAAATTTTCAGAACTCTGGAAATGAAGAAGCAGCAATTGATAGAAGATCTTGAAAATCAAAGAagtaaaaaagagaaggagTTTCAGATTTGGAAGAAGATGAAGGAAACTCACAAGAAAACCATTGAGAATTTTTTGAAGGATTGTGAAAAGCTTGTACATGAATGTGACCCTCAGCGTTTCCTGGAG gtGGCCTGTGGCTTGAATGCAAg gaTGAAGACTCAGCTTGACCTGATGAGTATAGCATCCAGCTATGAAAAACCACCAGAGTATACTCAGAAGAAAATGGATATCAAACCTGTGGTTAATGAAATCTTGGCTTTGAAGTTAGTGCCAGTTAATCTGGACATGGCTAAAG ACCTACCTTCTGGAGGAAATCAGAACTCAACAAAACATACTATAAAGCAATGGCAGGACCAGAAGAATATATCCAAAATGTTTATT ccaGTAGCAGGACAAGAGGAAGCACTGACAGACGGTGGCAGGATCTGTACTCGCTTAATGTCAATATCAGAAATgtcagcatttcaaaatatgaGTCATGAG GAGCTACGTTATAAATACTACATGGAACGTCAGAAACTCGCTGATGAGTTCAAGACACAAACTTTACCTGCAAATAAGAAGCATAAATTTGTGGCTGCTGAGGCTTCGAAGGATAAGTCCTCAGGAATTCCTTCTGTATCTTTACCTACCACAGCAAATAACACATATAGAGTGAATATGGGAATCCTGCAAAAAGAAGGTGGTTTTAATGAGTTAAACTTTTTTGGAACCAGTAATCATAGGATCCCATCCACCACTActaacttttctgaaaaaaatggtaacTTAAGCTTAGTTCATGAGAGAGGTTCTGAGGAAACAACCACTCCAGCCTTATCAGAAAACTCTAAAGATTTATTAATTAGAGAAAAAATGCCAATGCAGTCATCAGCAGTTACTGTTTCGAATGGAATGGATGCAAATTCTAGCATTTTGGGAGGCCTAAAACCAGCAGCATCAGTAGCTACAACTGTTTCAAATTCAGAATTTTTAGATGTTTCTGCAGAGAGACCTTCTACTTCACCATTTGCTTTTGGTGCATGTAGCAACTCACTACccagatttattaaaaatgcagctacgttttcttttaaaaaggaagacagtaaatatatttttcctaaattttatCTGGGGAAATGTGATCGTGAAGCTAAAACAGATAACCAGGATGAAAGCAAATTTGGAAAACATAGTTCTGTAACTAAAACCGCAGTTTCTGATGCTTCAAACACTTGTAATGTAGAATcagcagaaaatgagaaaatgtttttttcatttccctttagcaattcagaaagaaattgttctGCAGTATCAGGAGTCAGCAATTCATCCAAGATTTTATCATTATCCTCATTTTTTAACCAACCTGAGAAGCCTGCTGACCAAAATACATTATCTCACATGgtagaaaatgcatttcctcCAAAGAAAACTGTAGAAAATGATGTGCTGAAACCATCTGTCTCAGTGGAGCAAAAAGCTAATGCATCAGAATCCATCACAACTGCACCTTGCAGTACTTCAGAAACCGGCATTGCAGCTGGGGTGGATGATGTCTCAGAgtctccccttctccccagcac CAATGGTACTGAAAAAAGTGAACAAGAGAAGATGAAATCTCTTGACAAAACACCTCTAAATCTAGTAAAGTCTGCATCTCCAGAGCGTGCAGAGACTGCGTCTAGACACAGTCACCCGAAAGATGAAGGTTCTTTTCCAGTGGACTCATctaagaaaatagaaagtgCAGAAATACTTGCTGATAGTAATTCTTCCTGTAGTCCACCTTTATGTTCAGCTGTCCTTGCTGTTAAAGATGAGAATGCATCATCCACTCACCTTGCTATGACTTCAACACAACAGGAAGTAAAGGTAAAACATCAAGAAAGTATTGCTGAAAACAACTGTTCTATTCCTGGGAGGGAAGATGAACTTGAGTCCAGAATGCTTCAGAATGCAGCTTGTTCTGCTCCTGGGACGTGCAATGATTCAGTTTCAAGAGCTTCTGTACTTACAGTAAACGAGTCCGGAGGAATGCTGAGTGATAGTGATTCTGACACTGAAGAGCTAAGTCAAACGTCTGTGTCTAGTGATACCAGCAGTgtatcagaatatttttctgttgcagaaGACAAGATACCTACTAGAAGAAAATCAGAGGCATGA
- the LOC106032340 gene encoding serine-rich adhesin for platelets-like isoform X1 — MEASLTCAVCLSLFEEPVTLPLCSHNFCRGCVLECLASAQHQQRGQGPGQGQGQARLSRGGPGPGGGGGGRVPCPLCRKLSPLPRGGAAALPVNTTLAEVVKLYRSGAAGEPEQGQGPGQGPLVLRGTCQKHPGRLVQLYCRMCRRAGCGQCVSEEHQGIFHSVNLIDTVFQEEKLTFFSSLKKMRIINEKLMNEVSSHPNDTDMVVNSEADIIALEFGEIFRTLEMKKQQLIEDLENQRSKKEKEFQIWKKMKETHKKTIENFLKDCEKLVHECDPQRFLEVACGLNARMKTQLDLMSIASSYEKPPEYTQKKMDIKPVVNEILALKLVPVNLDMAKDLPSGGNQNSTKHTIKQWQDQKNISKMFIPVAGQEEALTDGGRICTRLMSISEMSAFQNMSHEELRYKYYMERQKLADEFKTQTLPANKKHKFVAAEASKDKSSGIPSVSLPTTANNTYRVNMGILQKEGGFNELNFFGTSNHRIPSTTTNFSEKNGNLSLVHERGSEETTTPALSENSKDLLIREKMPMQSSAVTVSNGMDANSSILGGLKPAASVATTVSNSEFLDVSAERPSTSPFAFGACSNSLPRFIKNAATFSFKKEDSKYIFPKFYLGKCDREAKTDNQDESKFGKHSSVTKTAVSDASNTCNVESAENEKMFFSFPFSNSERNCSAVSGVSNSSKILSLSSFFNQPEKPADQNTLSHMVENAFPPKKTVENDVLKPSVSVEQKANASESITTAPCSTSETGIAAGVDDVSESPLLPSTCVFSFKNNCFQLPSPVFSFGSIVKNTTDSLTSSSVFLSSNGTEKSEQEKMKSLDKTPLNLVKSASPERAETASRHSHPKDEGSFPVDSSKKIESAEILADSNSSCSPPLCSAVLAVKDENASSTHLAMTSTQQEVKVKHQESIAENNCSIPGREDELESRMLQNAACSAPGTCNDSVSRASVLTVNESGGMLSDSDSDTEELSQTSVSSDTSSVSEYFSVAEDKIPTRRKSEA, encoded by the exons ATGGAGGCCAGCCTGACGTGTGCCGTGTGCCTGTCCCTCTTCGAGGAGCCGGTGACGCTGCCGCTCTGCTCGCACAACTTCTGCCGGGGCTGCGTGCTCGAGTGCCTGGCCTCGGCGCAGCACCAGCAGcgggggcaggggccggggcagggccagGGCCAGGCCCGGCTCtcccggggcgggccggggccgggcggcggcggcgggggccgggtgCCGTGCCCGCTGTGCAGGAAGCTCAGCCCGCTGCCCCGCGGCGGCGCGGCCGCGCTGCCCGTCAACACCACGCTGGCGGAGGTGGTGAAGCTCTACCGCTCCGGCGCGGCCGGGGAGCCCGAGCAGGGCcaggggccggggcagggcccgcTGGTGCTGAGGGGCACCTGCCAGAAGCACCCGGGCCGGCTGGTGCAGCTCTACTGCCGCATGTGCCGCCGCGCCGGGTGCGGGCAGTGCGTGTCTGAGGAGCACCAAGGCATCTTCCACTCCGTCAACCTCATAGACACGGTGTTCCAGGAGGAGAAA TTAACCTTCTTCAgtagtctgaaaaaaatgagaataataaATGAGAAGCTGATGAATGAAGTCTCAAGTCATCCAAATGATACTGAT ATGGTGGTGAATAGTGAAGCAGACATAATTGCACTGGAATTCGGAGAAATTTTCAGAACTCTGGAAATGAAGAAGCAGCAATTGATAGAAGATCTTGAAAATCAAAGAagtaaaaaagagaaggagTTTCAGATTTGGAAGAAGATGAAGGAAACTCACAAGAAAACCATTGAGAATTTTTTGAAGGATTGTGAAAAGCTTGTACATGAATGTGACCCTCAGCGTTTCCTGGAG gtGGCCTGTGGCTTGAATGCAAg gaTGAAGACTCAGCTTGACCTGATGAGTATAGCATCCAGCTATGAAAAACCACCAGAGTATACTCAGAAGAAAATGGATATCAAACCTGTGGTTAATGAAATCTTGGCTTTGAAGTTAGTGCCAGTTAATCTGGACATGGCTAAAG ACCTACCTTCTGGAGGAAATCAGAACTCAACAAAACATACTATAAAGCAATGGCAGGACCAGAAGAATATATCCAAAATGTTTATT ccaGTAGCAGGACAAGAGGAAGCACTGACAGACGGTGGCAGGATCTGTACTCGCTTAATGTCAATATCAGAAATgtcagcatttcaaaatatgaGTCATGAG GAGCTACGTTATAAATACTACATGGAACGTCAGAAACTCGCTGATGAGTTCAAGACACAAACTTTACCTGCAAATAAGAAGCATAAATTTGTGGCTGCTGAGGCTTCGAAGGATAAGTCCTCAGGAATTCCTTCTGTATCTTTACCTACCACAGCAAATAACACATATAGAGTGAATATGGGAATCCTGCAAAAAGAAGGTGGTTTTAATGAGTTAAACTTTTTTGGAACCAGTAATCATAGGATCCCATCCACCACTActaacttttctgaaaaaaatggtaacTTAAGCTTAGTTCATGAGAGAGGTTCTGAGGAAACAACCACTCCAGCCTTATCAGAAAACTCTAAAGATTTATTAATTAGAGAAAAAATGCCAATGCAGTCATCAGCAGTTACTGTTTCGAATGGAATGGATGCAAATTCTAGCATTTTGGGAGGCCTAAAACCAGCAGCATCAGTAGCTACAACTGTTTCAAATTCAGAATTTTTAGATGTTTCTGCAGAGAGACCTTCTACTTCACCATTTGCTTTTGGTGCATGTAGCAACTCACTACccagatttattaaaaatgcagctacgttttcttttaaaaaggaagacagtaaatatatttttcctaaattttatCTGGGGAAATGTGATCGTGAAGCTAAAACAGATAACCAGGATGAAAGCAAATTTGGAAAACATAGTTCTGTAACTAAAACCGCAGTTTCTGATGCTTCAAACACTTGTAATGTAGAATcagcagaaaatgagaaaatgtttttttcatttccctttagcaattcagaaagaaattgttctGCAGTATCAGGAGTCAGCAATTCATCCAAGATTTTATCATTATCCTCATTTTTTAACCAACCTGAGAAGCCTGCTGACCAAAATACATTATCTCACATGgtagaaaatgcatttcctcCAAAGAAAACTGTAGAAAATGATGTGCTGAAACCATCTGTCTCAGTGGAGCAAAAAGCTAATGCATCAGAATCCATCACAACTGCACCTTGCAGTACTTCAGAAACCGGCATTGCAGCTGGGGTGGATGATGTCTCAGAgtctccccttctccccagcacgtgtgtattttccttcaaaaataactgttttcagTTGCCATCACcagtattttcatttggaaGTATTGTTAAAAATACAACTGATTCACTGACTTCCTCCTCCGTTTTTTTGTCTAGCAATGGTACTGAAAAAAGTGAACAAGAGAAGATGAAATCTCTTGACAAAACACCTCTAAATCTAGTAAAGTCTGCATCTCCAGAGCGTGCAGAGACTGCGTCTAGACACAGTCACCCGAAAGATGAAGGTTCTTTTCCAGTGGACTCATctaagaaaatagaaagtgCAGAAATACTTGCTGATAGTAATTCTTCCTGTAGTCCACCTTTATGTTCAGCTGTCCTTGCTGTTAAAGATGAGAATGCATCATCCACTCACCTTGCTATGACTTCAACACAACAGGAAGTAAAGGTAAAACATCAAGAAAGTATTGCTGAAAACAACTGTTCTATTCCTGGGAGGGAAGATGAACTTGAGTCCAGAATGCTTCAGAATGCAGCTTGTTCTGCTCCTGGGACGTGCAATGATTCAGTTTCAAGAGCTTCTGTACTTACAGTAAACGAGTCCGGAGGAATGCTGAGTGATAGTGATTCTGACACTGAAGAGCTAAGTCAAACGTCTGTGTCTAGTGATACCAGCAGTgtatcagaatatttttctgttgcagaaGACAAGATACCTACTAGAAGAAAATCAGAGGCATGA